The following DNA comes from Fusarium fujikuroi IMI 58289 draft genome, chromosome FFUJ_chr03.
ATTGCACGTCATGATCGTGATCTCCTCACTCGTCAATTTCAATTGTCGTCATTTCCTCTCTTGGCCTGACGCCGATGAGGAGCTGTTGACGATTTGTAAGTAGAGTATTACCAGTCACTGTGGGTATaatgaagatgccgagaagTTAGCCACAACTTTTCATCGAGATGGTTTTCGTTATAATATCCCCTATGACAACAGCCGTTATGGTACTTGATCTCGATGCTACACGCTGACTTGTTATACCCTacagcatcaccaacctAGTAAGGCGGCCCGAAAACAAATATCCAAATGGAGATAATGTTATCGAGATCTTGTACAGCGGCCGTGTATGGTGACGATGGGCTGCTGGTTCTGTTCGATGTGACCCGTCACAGGTTGCATGGCTAGCATGGGTAACCCTCAACGTAATGCCAGCTGAGATCACCTCTCAAAAGTAACCGAGTCGAGACCACGGTGACATATCCCTTGTCTTTCTACCGTCATGAAGTGGTCGACATGGGATACTAAAGCTTTGTCGGGAAGAAAAAACCCCAGGGGTGGTGAGTGCGGCTCAAACGTCATACCCCGAGAGGCGCTGTAATATGATGCAAAACTTCGCCGCAAGGCAACCACTCCACCGTCGCTTTGACCAGGGATCGTAAGCAACTTGCGAAGTGAGAATTGACAGGCAGAAGTGATATCGAATTATTGTTTGTTGAGATTGCGTAGTTGACTCTTCCTTATTGAGGAGGTGGGAAGGATTGATAGAGGAATGGAGGGAactctcaaccttggtgACCAACAATCTCACGTGAATGACTTCCCTTCGCGATTTTTATGGCTAATGCCATGCACACAGTCCGAACACATGAAGTTGATAGCTCGAGGAATTGATGAGGCCAGCGAGCTAACATTGAAACTTGCAATTGAGTATTCCAGATTGTTTCATCAGGGGCCATCTCAGGTCACCAACCTAGAGCGGAACCATCTTGCATCACAAAACACCCTTATGTCATCTTTTCAGACGACGTCAAAACAAACATCACAGGCAAGGATGCGGTGCGGGTTCTAGACGAGGGTTAGGGGACCCATTCAAGTTAGGAAAACATCGATGGGCCAGGGTTTAGAACGACGAAAGAATCTCTTGAAGTGACAGAGGTTCTTTCGTAGGTGGCATTGATGATTTTCGTATTGACAAACAGAGTTGGAAATGCAGTGTCGTCATCACGTGTCGCGTCGGCTGATCAGAGGCGACAGCATTAGGAGTTGCCCTTCTGAGTATCTACTCTGCTGTAAGGGGTCCGAAGGGCTGAGATTTGGAGAGTGCTGTCCAGACCTCGAGATCAGAGGCTTCTGTTTGGTCCAaaagcaaggccaagaagccgTTTGGCAGCACAAGCTTGTGGGGCATAAAGTGAGGCTCTAAGAGAGTTTTGACGTCTGGgacaagctgaagaaggcttcAGGCAAGGAaccaacaagaagattgacGTCGAATGCAGCCTTTTCGTTTGGCAGTCCCTGGTTGGCCAATGACGCAAATGGCCTGGAATGTCGGTGATATCTCTAGCCTTGTGGGTTAAGGATAGTCTCTGCAGCCCGCCGCTCTGGTCTGTTCATGACGCTGGTGCTCCCTGGACGTGCAGCGTATAACAGAGGCGAAACGGTGCTGAGGCGAGATATGACGGTGTGCGGCAGAATTCTGCATCTTCctctcaaaagcctcaaatcaatcaatccTGGGAGTCTCCGTTTTCcgtttttccttttcctgtTGCGGAGAAAACGAAAAGATCCCTGTAAGAGGTGACATCAGCAAGCGACTCTTTAGCGTGGCGGCTGAGTGACCTCATTGGCGCACCTGTTTCACAGCAGAGGTCCATGCATGCCGTCATTGGCCCACTCGACTCTCGACTACAATTTCCCCTTTCTTCACTGGTTGAGCGGCACAGCACACAGTTTTGAAATGCCCGCCATGTTGACTTGATACTGTGGTGACAATCCGCCGTAATAGCAGATTTCTCTCCTTTTCTACACGACTTAGTCCGTTTCTGTGGCGGGTGAAGGAGAGTGCTAGAATGCACAAGGGGTTGCACCCCTATTCACTGCCGACGTCAACAGATGATTCATACCGGGGCGTGTTTTGCAACCTCTTGAGGAGGATTCAGGGTCTTTTCATGTGCAATCATAGCTCATAAGTTTCGGTGTGATTTGCACCGAGATAAGATCGGGGAAAGTGGGAATAGCCTCGCTTCAAAACTTTGTTTAGGTGTAGAGTCACATCTGCTGGTCATCAACAGAACAAGGCTTTTCTAAGATTTTCAGTGCGTGATCAACCGGGTATGGGGAAATCAGCCGCCAAGAGGGAAATTGGGTTTTTGGCCATGGGATTGTCGCAGATTTCCCATAGCATTGGGGCCGATTTCCCCTCCAGTCTAAATTCCCTCACTCAGAATGGATCCAGTGATGTGCGCCTCCCGAGAGCATATCGAGCTCTCCCCACGTTGATGCTACATGTTTGAGCCTCAAAGATTATCTTCTGCCATGAGACCCAATGAAATCTGAAACTTGTGGCTCTCGATATACGCCAGTGCTTGCCGACCTCGAGATCTTAGGCACTTTGCTTGAGGCTTTTGCCAATTTGGAGAAATCCCGCTCTGATCCCTGGGACTAACTCACTAGAGAGCGGCACCAGAGTCGGAAGAATGCCAGCCCGAGAGCTgtagtgatgatgatcccTGCAATTTGGCTCTTAAGGGTCCTTGTCTTGGGAAAAGAGTCTGGGACCTGGGCGAACCGTTGCTGCTTTCAAACAGCCGCGTGACCCGCTCTATGAAGCTCGTGGTCCCTGGCGTGGTCTCATGGTCTCGGAGCTGAACAATCATTCAGCGAACTTTTGGGTAACAGGCGGGCGCAGTTGTTTCCTCGATGGTATAGGCTTCCACTTCGCATTGCGTCTTTGTAAGAGGTGTTATTTGTCGTAAGAACACATGTTTCTCAGGCCATGATGCCTCCGCATGCATCATTGCCCCGTCTTTTGGCTTGAGCTTCGAGACATGACTTCCAATCACCCACCACCATAGTCGAGCAATGATGCACGAGATGACTTCAGTGCCGGGACCGGATCAGCAGGGTCTTTCTGTATTTGCGCTGTATGTACCCCATGCAACTCGCGATTGATGTGAGTTAAGCTCTTTGCAGTGGTGCAGGGATTTGCTGATCAACAAAGAGCGGAGTGGAATACAGTAACGGTCGTACTGTAAATTATCTCATTCCTGCACGTAGCCTCACCTCTCGGAAGCTCTGAATGGACAAAGTGGCGATGGGGACAGGACCCTGAACCATGCACTTTAGCAAATCAGAGGAGACTTCGTCAGGGTGCAGGGATAAGCCGACGATCTCTCCGAAGCTTACAGTGAGTTCCCAGTAGGGAGTCATCAAGCTACGCCATTGACATACGCTAGAGGACGTCTATCTTTGACGATCAGTCGCTCATGATGGCATTACATTGGCCTGAGCGGACTGTTGAGCCCCTCTTTTCTATTGTGCTCTGGGGATATTTCCCGctttgagaagagaggagaggtcAAGTTGATGGTATCACCGTTGGAAGATGTAAATGAGTATTTGAGACCTTGACCTGAGTGACAAAATACTTGGACAAACGTGGGATAGTTGATGACAATTCATCAAGATTTGCCGCTTTTGTAGAAACTGAGATTCGTTATTATCGCAACCTCACCAAAGGTCTCAAGCCTTTTGGCTTTCCTAGGGACGGGTATGACATCCGAACTATGAAGTGTGTgtgagagagagacagacaCAGAGAGGGAAAAAGAAGGGTccatccatgatgatgatgggccACGGTGCCACTCACACCACCACACACCCACTTACACGCGCTAACATCGGATGCCACACCCCATTACACAAGACGAATCCACTGTGACTGCATTTTCAAGGGACCTGGGGGTGGAGGCTTCAGGTCTGGTGGGCTTCGACTTTGGGCTTGGGCCTGGGTTTGGGCTTGCAGGTACCCAGCCCGCTCCgctcctctccttctcggcACTGCTGATGTGCATTCGAGTCCGGGCTGTAGAGTTTGTGGTATAATAAGACCCTGACATCCCTCTCCTCTCGATCTTGCTTCTtatcatcaatcaacacaACAAACAATCACAACAACTTCAGCTactcttcagcctcattcATAAACTCTCCCCTTTCAAGCCGGCGTTTACCACCAGCCTATTCAATTTCTCAATTCGACTCACTTGCTTCAGTCGACAATTCATAACTCATTACACTCACACAAACACCACAAAACACCTTCATAATGCCCGCTCGATCAGACTACGGCTCCGTCTCCATGTCTATgtctccccctcctcctacAAACCTCTCAAGCTATTCTCGCTTCATGCACGACCACACAAAGCGTCAGATGGAGGCTTCCGGTGCTAGCCCACCCCCAACCAACGCTACTGCTCAGCGCGCCCGTTCGTCTGGCATGACAAACGGCCACACAAGCCCCAACTACTCATGAATTATGACGAGAACACGACAATTCTAGAGCTCCACTTCCATCATGAGTTCTACTTCTCACATTTTTGTCGTTCTGCCTTGGCTGTTGGGGCGTGACATCAATCGCGACGTCAATGGTGGCGAAGCTGCCCCCAGCCTCTTCTAAGCCAGGCCCCATCCTCACCCTTGTCTCACGAAATAACAACACATTATCTATGGCGTACTGGTGCCTAAAAAGGTTCATTTTCACATGACGAAATGAGCTCTTTCCAaagttcttttctttacAAGCAAACACGACATGCAAGGCGTTTATGGTCGAAGGTTTATGAGCTGCAAGAGTAGCAATGTAACATAGCGGGAACGGGGACACACAAACATTAGCGGAGGAAAGGCATATAGCTTAGAGCTATTTGCTGTGATTAGCGAAATGATATATGAACGAATTATTTGATCAAAACATTTCCATTAATGGTGAATTGAATATAATGTGATCCTATGCTTGCGCCAAAATACACAATCATTATACAAATAAAGATTTAACCTCTCTTTCACTATTCTCTCATGACGATTTCTTTTTCAGTCCCAGAGCAGCTGCatgatccttcttctttttaacCGCCCTCTTGAAGGTTGGCGCTGGGGCTTGCAGCTCAACAGGTGTTTCGTCTGGCTCAGCAACCTTCGCAGAGCTTTCCACCTGAGCTCGAGCCGCAGCGAATGCTGCCTTAGCagcttcttcgtcctccttTTCCTGTTGTTTtctctcttcgtcttctgtTCGTACGATAGTATCTACAAAATCCACACCTTCTTTCTCGGATCGGTTGATGCGAGCGTTTCTGTGTCGGATTTCGTCCAAGGCGTCAGCGGCGGCCATCTCTCGTTGAGCATCCTGGTTCTTGGCttccagctcttccatcttgtccaactcttcctcgcctgcggcttctgcttcttctctttccaaCCTGTCCAGACGTTGTTCAAcactctcttcctcagccgcGCGATTCCTCCACGGCTCATTGTTCCTCACCGCTCCACTGACTACAACATAGTCTTGGTTCTTTGGGTCGGTCTTGATAATGATCTCCGAGCTGCAGGAAGAACACCTGAAACTAAGTTTGACAATCTGTATTCCCAAGTACTTTTCGTCTGGAGGAGTCTCCTTGCGAGCGTTCTTCTTCAAACCGCGATTTGAGAAGGCGCCACATCGTGTGCATCGCATGGTGAACTAGAGACGGGTGTTAGCTTTGGTCGCAATCTTACATATATTTGGTAGGTCAAGACATACTGGACACATTATGCGAACCTGCTGAATGCGAGGTCCAGCGTTCTTGGGACCACGGCGACGTTGAAGAGCGCTTGGATCAAAGTCGGGAGGGTAGTATTTCTGTAGGACTTTGCGTTCCGACATCTTGGGCGAGTTCGGAGAGTAGGTAATTCAAGTAAGGCTCAGTTGTATGTGGAAACGCGCTTGTATTAGAGCAGCTGCTGGTGACAGAGTTAGATTCGTGTTGTGTGAATGATCGATCGTGAAGATTGAAGTTTTGGAGTTGAGCAGTCGCAAAGCATAGCTGATGATAGTGGGGCGATTCGGCTGAATAATTCACAGCCAACCAATCAGCTTGTGTCGCGATTCAGCGGTTCTCAAAGGTAAGGAAGTCGTCTAAAATTATGAGTTAACTTTAGTaaatttttaaatttttaaattCTTGCTTTCATAATTCAGCTATAGGAGgattaaaaacttaatacCTCAatcctaaataataaaaacgCTTTGAGGTAaattagcataagtttaggctaccttttattaaggtgatattttcttgctcccccaAGGTCTGGTACTCGGAAGGCCCCACTATTTCTAGGCGGCTCCACACTCTTTACATCCTCTCCATCCACCAGCTCTTTCCATGAGAATCTTCCTCCTTCAAACATCGTCGCCAACATGCCAAAGGCCGAGGTCGGTTCAACGAAATACGTCGCAAACCGcatgaaggccaagggcCTTCAGCGTTTGAGATGGTACTGTCAAGTTTGCGGTAAGTAAACGCTGCGCTGTCTCATCATTGGTTTCAACTCCTCTGAATCTCACCTCTGAATCTCATAACAAATACTAACTATTTCACAGAAAAGCAATGCAGGGACGCGAATGGCTTCCGTCAGCACACAGTTTGTGGCCCCCTGAGTCATGTAGCGAGAAAATTACTAACTATCATGGTAGATGTCCGAATCTCACGTTCGACAAATGTTGCTTGTCGGCGAAGACCCCAAGAAATACATAAAATCGTACACGCAGCAGTTTCAGTCAGactttcttcagcttctcagGACCGGTCACGGTGAAAAGCAGGTCCATATAAACCATTTTTATCAGGAGTACATACGAAACAAAGAACACATACACATGAATGCCACCTCTTTTGCCAGCTTAACGGAATTCGCAAAACATCTTGGCCGCGAGGGACTTTGCCGCGTCGAAGAAAACGATAAGGGTGTTCACATAGCGTGGATAGATCGGTCTCCAGAAGCCCTAAGACGACAGGACGCATTAAGACGCAAAGAGGCCCAGGATCAAGGCAACGAGGAGATAGAACAGCGGATGATTCGGGAGCAGATTAAGCGAGCACAAGCCACCGCTGGCATTcgggaagaggagaaagaggagGACAATGAAGCTCGAGAGCTAAAGCGACAAGAaggcgagaagatcaagctctCATTTGGAGCGAAGCCAGCTGCTTCTGAAACAAAGTCATCAGAAAGCCCCGCGCCTGACACAACGGCCCCTGAAGCAGAATCCTCGAAGACAGCAGACACAACTGCGGACAAAGGGAAAGGGCCAGAAGTAGCGCCAGCAAAGCCCGGTGGATTTGGAGGTCTTTCAATGAAGCTTGGCGGAAAGCCTCAGACCAAGAACGTTTTCgcccaggccaagaagaacgcCCTCGCTTCAGGATCGAAGAAACCAGCCAAAATCGAACAACCAAAGAAAATGAGTGAGGCTGAACGTAtaatgaaggaggagatggagaagaaacgATCAAGAGAGTCTGCTGGATTCAGCTTTGGTATGGGCTCTGGTAAGAAGCAGAGAAACAACTGAGGATATTAGGGATTATTTTACAGCTTGGACCGGGTTACGGGAATTATAGCAAATGGCAAGGGTCAAATTATGTTGAGCACAAGAATTGGATGGGGCGTTTTTGCTTTATTCTACCATCGATACCACAACGGCTGCTTTTAAATAATCATACGCGATTTTCATAATTTACTGCTATGCCAGTCCCTCTAACGCCAGTTTCGCCAGAAATGGAGAAGAAATTATTCCAAGCCAGTCAAAATATGGCAATCTATGCATCGTTCTCCGCCTCTGTGCCGTCACGTCTATAAACCCAGTCAGTTCAGTCCATGCTATTAGTGTCCAATTCGACTTACGGAATGTACTGTATTCTATACTCGTCTTCCAGCGTCGATCGAATTTCGTCGGGGAGTTGACCTGACACTTTGATGGCGTACATGCCAGGAACATAGTTGTCAAGGCGCTGGTACCGTGCGATCCATGATTTGGCCGGGTTTGCGAGGGTGATGACTCCCTCGAAGACTTGGGAGGTGCAGCTCTCAATCTGGTCTTGCGAgtgctgaagatgcagaaACTCTTCGCAGTTCGGGCAGCCTTCGTCGCGGAAGCGCTAGGATCGCAATATGTTAGTCTCGGGCTCGTGCTTGTCTTCGCGACGGAGAGGACGTACGGCGTAGGTCATGACAACAGAGCAGACCATGCATGCTCGTAGGTAGCGCGCTTGGCCGGTAGAGACGTAGTTGGAAGTCGACATGGTTCGTGTTTCGGGGGAGATGTCGTCGATAGTATTTTGTTTCGGCGATCGATCTGGGGTCGTGAAGAGTGGTTGTTGAAATGTTGAATAAGTTCGCGACAAaggcggcgatgaagagCAGTTATGCACTTAAGCGGTGTATGCAACAACTTCGATATCCACTCAATCTTCAATCTTCCATTGAAGATACTTAGATCAACCTGACCATCAACGAACCATCTTGTTACTTCTATTCAAAATGACGCAAAATTCAAGCCAAAGCAGCCAAAAGCCAATATTCCAGCAGAAAGATCTCGAAAAGTCTCATGATCTTCTCACATGCACAATCAAGGAGCCACCATTCTCATATGTACACCTGCAGCTTGTCAGTCTCAGCGGCTCATCGTCTGTCACACTTGACAATCTTTCGCTAAAGAGCTACTGCACAACTGCCCTCCGCCGATGTCTGGGGATGGTAGGAACCGCGATTTCTATGGATATTCTTAAAACCAACAACGACCATGCCTGGGTCCGTATTCCAAGACCAGACCTTGGCTCGTTTGCAACGGCAATCACAGCATGGCAAGGCACAACCGATGATGGCGAGCAAGTAAGCCTACAACTACGACAATGTTCAGACTGGCTAGGCGCCATGGTTGGAGCGGACGGACAAGATCGACTGTGGAATGCTTGAAGAGTGGCATTTTGTCATATTTATCATCATTCAACTGGAACCTCATTTTATCATCTCATCTATCCGAGGATGGGGGTATAAATGTATGCATGTACATCGCCCATCGGCCTACCCTGCAAATGCACCGTTTCCAGACGCCCGGGACCTGAATACATTGTGAAATCGCCGCCAGTTTCGCTTTCTAAAGGCTCTCCGTTTTTTCTACATCAGAGAAGACATGAGAGAGCTTTGCGCATATGCCTGGCAGTTGATCAGTATTGGGGGTTACGAGATTGGGCATCGAGAGCCACTTACCATAGGCTTGATGTCGGGATGAGGCACAGCATCAAATTGCTCGTACTGGAGTTTGTAGTCGGGGCCAATGTTGATGTAGGCACCCCTGTTTTCTGTTGAGTCACAGTATCGAGGGGCGGAGAAGACTAAGGGAAGGTCAGCAAAAGTTCAAGCAGGATACCCAGAATAACTTACCG
Coding sequences within:
- a CDS encoding related to YJU2-Essential nuclear protein, putative spliceosomal component; its protein translation is MSERKVLQKYYPPDFDPSALQRRRGPKNAGPRIQQVRIMCPFTMRCTRCGAFSNRGLKKNARKETPPDEKYLGIQIVKLSFRCSSCSSEIIIKTDPKNQDYVVVSGAVRNNEPWRNRAAEEESVEQRLDRLEREEAEAAGEEELDKMEELEAKNQDAQREMAAADALDEIRHRNARINRSEKEGVDFVDTIVRTEDEERKQQEKEDEEAAKAAFAAARAQVESSAKVAEPDETPVELQAPAPTFKRAVKKKKDHAAALGLKKKSS
- a CDS encoding  KIN17 protein-like protein, yielding MPKAEVGSTKYVANRMKAKGLQRLRWYCQVCEKQCRDANGFRQHTMSESHVRQMLLVGEDPKKYIKSYTQQFQSDFLQLLRTGHGEKQVHINHFYQEYIRNKEHIHMNATSFASLTEFAKHLGREGLCRVEENDKGVHIAWIDRSPEALRRQDALRRKEAQDQGNEEIEQRMIREQIKRAQATAGIREEEKEEDNEARELKRQEGEKIKLSFGAKPAASETKSSESPAPDTTAPEAESSKTADTTADKGKGPEVAPAKPGGFGGLSMKLGGKPQTKNVFAQAKKNALASGSKKPAKIEQPKKMSEAERIMKEEMEKKRSRESAGFSFGMGSGKKQRNN
- a CDS encoding related to SPT4-transcription elongation protein; protein product: MSTSNYVSTGQARYLRACMVCSVVMTYARFRDEGCPNCEEFLHLQHSQDQIESCTSQVFEGVITLANPAKSWIARYQRLDNYVPGMYAIKVSGQLPDEIRSTLEDEYRIQYIPRDGTEAENDA